The Dehalococcoidia bacterium genome window below encodes:
- a CDS encoding DUF72 domain-containing protein, with product MSENGRHDTLGRIRIGTASWTDKSLIECGRFYPPEAKTAEARLQFYASQFPIVEVDSSYYAMPAEHTAGLWVERTPDGFVFDIKAYALFTQHPTPPRSLPKDLREALPDELGAKRNLYYRDLPASLQDELWRRFAAALLPLDSAGKLGVVLFQFPKWFLPGRESRAYLAALRERLPQYTPAVEFRNPLWLDAEHTPGTLALLREHGYPFVCVDEPQGTPASVPPIVAATAETAVVRFHGRNAATWAARDVGVSAKYDYQYTDAELQGWLPGIEQLAEQSSDVHVLMNNCVEDKGIRNAQDLARLLREAPDVAPAVAPPRGEGQPAPQPRLL from the coding sequence ATGAGCGAAAACGGACGGCACGACACGCTGGGGCGCATCCGTATCGGCACGGCCTCGTGGACGGACAAGAGCCTGATCGAGTGCGGCCGCTTCTATCCGCCGGAGGCGAAGACGGCCGAGGCGCGGCTGCAGTTCTACGCCAGCCAGTTTCCGATCGTGGAGGTCGATTCTTCCTACTACGCCATGCCCGCCGAGCACACGGCCGGCCTCTGGGTGGAGCGCACGCCGGACGGCTTCGTCTTCGACATCAAGGCCTACGCGCTCTTCACCCAGCACCCGACGCCGCCGCGCTCGCTGCCGAAGGATCTGCGCGAGGCGCTGCCCGACGAGCTGGGCGCGAAGCGCAACCTCTACTACCGCGACCTGCCGGCGAGCCTGCAAGACGAGCTCTGGCGCCGTTTCGCCGCGGCGCTGCTGCCGCTCGACAGCGCCGGCAAGCTGGGCGTGGTGCTCTTCCAGTTCCCCAAGTGGTTCCTGCCCGGCCGCGAAAGCCGTGCCTACCTCGCCGCCCTGCGCGAGCGGCTGCCGCAGTACACGCCCGCCGTCGAGTTCCGCAACCCGCTCTGGCTGGACGCGGAGCACACGCCGGGCACCCTGGCGCTGCTGCGCGAGCACGGCTATCCCTTCGTCTGCGTGGATGAGCCGCAGGGCACGCCGGCCAGCGTGCCGCCGATCGTGGCGGCCACGGCCGAGACGGCGGTGGTGCGCTTTCACGGCCGCAACGCCGCCACCTGGGCGGCGCGCGACGTGGGCGTCTCGGCGAAGTACGACTACCAGTACACGGACGCCGAGCTGCAGGGCTGGCTGCCAGGCATCGAGCAACTGGCCGAGCAATCGAGCGATGTGCATGTGCTGATGAACAACTGCGTGGAAGACAAGGGCATCCGCAACGCGCAGGACCTGGCCCGCCTGCTGCGCGAGGCGCC